Proteins encoded within one genomic window of Glycine soja cultivar W05 chromosome 1, ASM419377v2, whole genome shotgun sequence:
- the LOC114417127 gene encoding scarecrow-like protein 6, with protein MKAMPLPFEEFQGKGVLDFSSASDLFSVLLHHPQPKWTTDKADYCYVGSSTEPTSVLDSRRSPSPPTSSSTMSSSLGSSSNNSTSKGGGGSGTSANTTTNPTPPSGNNNNNPPQESSPEKCGIRMEDWEGQDQSILRLIMGDVEDPSAGLSKLLQSTACGSQSVDFNAGFGVVDQQGLNMNMNMVSSGNIDQNYPAGFPFIAENIDGQNAKAGSGTGQVSESVVFSGNNPLMVSTSVSPGVFTSQQQQEFGVVDEKPQVINPQFMLNQNQVQFSENPSFFVPLMYPQVQVQEQQVFSPPHQSKRPLFDTIGHNFQAPRLPLLDSGQEVFGRRQQTQLPLFPHHMQQQQQQQSMGLPSAKQQKVSSTGDDASHQFQQAIFDQLYKTAELIEAGNPVHAQGILARLNHQLSPIGKPFQRAAFYMKEALMSLLHSNAHSFMAFSPISFIFKIGAYKSFSEISPVLQFANFTCNQALIEAVERFDRIHVIDFDIGFGVQWSSFMQELALRSSGAPSLKVTAIVSPSTCDEVELNFTRENLIQYAKDINVSFELNVFSIESLNSASCPLLGQFFDNEAIAVNMPVSSFTNYPALFPSVLHFVKQLRPKVVVTLDRICDRIDVPLPTNVVHVLQCYSALLESLDAVNVNLDALQKIERHFIQPAIKKIILGHHHSQEKLPPWRNLFIQSGFSPFTFSNFTEAQAECLVQRAPVRGFHVERKPSSLVLCWQRKELISVSTWRC; from the coding sequence ATGAAGGCCATGCCCTTGCCTTTTGAGGAATTTCAAGGGAAGGGAGTGTTGGATTTCTCTTCTGCCTCAGATTTATTTTCAGTGCTTTTGCATCATCCACAACCAAAGTGGACCACAGACAAAGCGGACTATTGCTATGTGGGCAGCAGCACTGAGCCCACCTCAGTTCTTGACTCCAGAAGAAGCCCTAGCCCTCCCACTTCCTCCTCCACAATGTCCTCTTCTCTtggcagcagcagcaacaacagcacCAGCAAGGGTGGTGGTGGTAGTGGCACTTCAGCCAACACCACCACCAACCCAACACCACCCTcaggcaacaacaacaacaaccctcCTCAGGAATCCAGCCCTGAGAAATGTGGCATCAGGATGGAGGACTGGGAGGGTCAAGATCAATCCATTCTGAGGCTCATCATGGGGGATGTTGAAGACCCTTCTGCTGGATTGAGCAAGCTCCTTCAAAGCACTGCCTGTGGCTCTCAAAGTGTTGATTTCAATGCTGGCTTTGGTGTTGTTGATCAACAAGGgttgaatatgaatatgaatatgGTGAGTAGTGGTAATATTGACCAAAATTACCCTGCTGGTTTCCCTTTCATTGCTGAGAATATTGATGGCCAGAATGCCAAGGCTGGTTCTGGGACTGGCCAGGTTTCAGAATCTGTTGTTTTCTCTGGCAACAATCCCCTCATGGTGTCAACATCTGTGTCCCCTGGTGTGTTCACTTCTCAGCAGCAGCAGGAGTTTGGAGTGGTGGATGAGAAGCCTCAGGTTATTAATCCACAGTTTATGTTGAACCAGAACCAAGTTCAGTTCTCAGAGAATCCTTCTTTCTTTGTGCCATTGATGTACCCCCAGGTGCAGGTGCAGGAGCAACAGGTTTTCTCTCCTCCGCATCAATCGAAACGCCCTCTCTTTGACACGATTGGTCACAATTTTCAGGCTCCAAGGTTGCCCCTTTTGGATTCAGGGCAAGAGGTGTTTGGTAGGAGGCAGCAAACACAGCTGCCATTGTTTCCTCACCatatgcaacaacaacaacaacaacaatcaatgGGTTTGCCATCTGCTAAACAGCAGAAGGTGAGTTCCACCGGAGACGATGCAAGCCACCAGTTTCAACAGGCTATATTTGATCAGTTGTACAAAACTGCTGAGCTCATAGAAGCTGGTAATCCGGTTCATGCGCAAGGGATATTGGCGCGGCTCAATCACCAGCTCTCCCCTATAGGTAAGCCTTTTCAGAGGGCTGCTTTCTACATGAAGGAGGCTTTGATGTCACTGCTTCATTCAAATGCTCACAGTTTCATGGCTTTTTCGCCAATTAGTTTCATATTCAAAATCGGAGCTTATAAGTCCTTTTCTGAGATATCACCTGTACTTCAGTTTGCCAATTTTACTTGCAACCAAGCCCTCATTGAAGCTGTGGAAAGGTTTGACCGAATTCATgttattgattttgatattgGGTTTGGAGTACAGTGGTCATCTTTTATGCAAGAGCTTGCCTTGAGAAGTAGTGGGGCACCTTCACTCAAGGTCACTGCCATTGTGTCACCCTCCACTTGTGATGAGGTTGAGCTCAATTTCACTAGAGAGAATTTGATCCAATACGCCAAGGACATCAACGTgtcattcgagttaaatgtttttAGTATTGAATCATTGAACTCTGCTTCATGTCCACTGCTTGGTCAATTCTTTGATAACGAGGCAATTGCTGTGAATATGCCGGTTTCAAGCTTCACAAACTATCCAGCGTTGTTCCCTTCTGTTCTTCATTTTGTGAAGCAGCTCAGGCCAAAGGTCGTGGTCACTTTGGACAGAATTTGTGATCGAATTGATGTACCACTTCCCACCAATGTAGTTCATGTTCTCCAATGTTATTCGGCCTTGCTCGAATCTCTGGATGCGGTGAATGTGAATCTTGATGCCCTCCAAAAGATTGAGAGGCATTTCATCCAACCAGCCATCAAGAAAATTATACTTGGCCACCACCATTCTCAAGAAAAATTACCCCCATGGAGGAACCTCTTCATACAATCTGGATTCTCTCCATTCACATTTAGCAACTTCACAGAAGCTCAAGCTGAGTGTCTAGTTCAGAGGGCACCTGTGAGGGGATTTCATGTGGAGAGAAAGCCTTCATCACTTGTTCTATGCTGGCAAAGGAAAGAACTCATCTCAGTTTCTACTTGGAGATGCTGA